The Coffea arabica cultivar ET-39 chromosome 2c, Coffea Arabica ET-39 HiFi, whole genome shotgun sequence genome includes the window AATCCACAATCCCAGTCGAAGAAGAAGCATCCCCCAGAAAGTGAACAATAGCTGTAACAACAGCCAAGCTAAGTCCCCATATATGCTTTGCCTTTTCACTTCTGTCATATTCATATGAGAGGCTCCTCTCACCACAAATGACAGAGGAATGCTGATCATCAGATAACTTGGCTAATAGCCCTCTTAGGGATGCAAAGAAACCAGCATTAACAAGCATCATAGCACCTTCTCTCACGCGGCTAAGGGTCAAGAGGAACTGCAAAATCACTGGAATTGTTGCAACTGAAGTTTCATCTTCAAGTTTCTGAACAACAGAATGCAACTGTAAATGTTTTTCAACAATAGGAATCCAAGTAGCTGATGTTGAAAAACCTCTCAGTACGACATCTATCGTAGAGAGGGAGAGCTTATAATGATCAGCAGATTGAGTACAGTGGCAAATAATGGGTAATAACCCTAAAATTAGAGTAGATGCCTCAGCAGCTTCAACAACAGAGTCTGTTGCACTCCCAGCAGCCAAATGTGTTTTCAGCCAGCTCAAGTTGACTGAAAAGAGAACCAACATAAGTAAAAGCTTCATTGCTTCTCCCAGACTAGTATCTAATGGCCTTAAGCTACTCAACACTTTAAGGCCCAGCCCTGAGGCTTTTAAGACAAGAATACATGAGTGAAGAGATAGGTTTTCGCCTATGGATTTGATCAGATGCAGCAGTAATTCCGCTTGAGCCAGAAGGATATCAAGCACATCTTGAATGACATCTAGATCTGGAGCTAATGATTCTATAGTGGCATGCAGACACTGACATGCATGGTTGATGCATGACAAGGTAAGTTGCTCAGGGATTGTTCCAGCTAGTGCGCCTCCAATCTCACCTGACTGCATGAGCAGGTAAAACATGTCAAATACACATAAACAttgtataaaacatgaaaaaatGGATATTCATATAAAACATTCAGAAATCTATTCTGAAAACTCTGGCTCGAAAATTATGACCactaaacaactaaaatgtAAAGGCAGAAAAAGGTTTATGCATGGTAtcttaatttaaataaaaagcCAGAAACTTCTGGTGTTTTACTTGCATAATCAAGGAATAAAATATGTCAAAAGTAGAGACAATTATTGTCCACGTTTTGCTCATATCAGAATTTCTGGATCATGAAAATGTGAGAACACAGAAGCATTAAACAGCAATTGATTCTTCTGCAAGTAGATGCTACATCTTAATACAAGAGCAAAACACAGAATTCAATGAAATAGCTATTCTTCAGGCTTATGTGACATTTGGCATGATTGAGAAGTCCAGGAATAGAAATATAATTGGAAACTCACGTCATCACCATCCAAGGACAACATGGTTACTAATGCTTTGAGAGCAGAAAGCTTGGAATTTTTGAGCAACACCATCTTATTAACATTATCCAAGCAGTTCAACATTTTTTCTGCAACTGATTTAGATGCTTTCCACTCTGGAAGAAGGTCCCACAGATCCAATCCCATATCAGATTGCAGACGAGACAAGTCATATAGGTTAACATCCTTTACATGCAATTGAAGGTCCTCATTGCACTTGCATAGATATGTTTGCAAAAATATTGACTGTAACAGATACTGCAACATTTCTTTGAAGGACCTGTCATTAATTGGTCGACCTTCAAGCTCTCCATGCAGATGGTAGAAGAGATCACTAAGTATCAAACGTTGCAAGTCTTTTCCTAGActggcaaccaaaaaaaaaaaaagcaaatatcAGTTGCATCAgtaaaccccaaaaaaaaaaggcctttCTGAAACAAGGACAAACAATTCTACATTCTCATGCAAGCATAGAATAAAACCACCATGAAGAGAAAAATATCAGATTAGACTGCTGACTTGATTGACAAGAAGTGCATGCATAAATATCTATATATGTCACTGGTATAACCAAAATGATAGTGGTTACCAGCAACAGATTCAAACCTGGCAGTTGCATCAATCAAAAGTGTCTACAAGATTAAATAATGACAGATACTAATAATTTTACCTGTAACCATGTTGTGTGTATCGAGTCAACAATTCGGAGAAGGCTGGCAAATTTACCAACTGCAGATAATACCGACAAGTGAATCATAAATGATGTCACAAGTTCAGCCACAGCACTAAAtgacaaaaggaaaaagagacaGCATAATTGATGTAACCTCAAGAAGCAAACACCTCAAAATTCTATTGTATATGGTCTATTAAGGGATAATACCTTtctcgacaaaacaagaagtTTTTCAATGAGAGACACTGACAAACTTCCCATCTCACCATCTTTGAGTTTCAGCATGGAATGTACAGAAAACAGGCTAGCAGAAACCTGTAAAGCCATTTATCAGTTAACATGCAACTTCTTATAAGGAGTACAACAAATGAAGCAACTCATCAGAACATGCATCTATCATATGCTGAAAACATCACGAAACAAACGAATTCCATGATTCAGAAACATATTGACTTAGTCAATTTAAACACCAAAGCAAGTTTATAATAACGTGTATATCCAGACACACAGCAGAAAAAGTTCCTGCCATATCCAAGCACAATTCGTACTTTCCCCTTTTCAATATCCATCCACCTAGACCCCAACAAGTTGCCTAATTGGCACCAAGAAAGAAGCCTGCTAGCAGTCTTTGGCCACATTAaataaagaaacaagaaaaaggtCTTAGGGCCTACAGTTGAGCAAGCGATAAAGTTACCAACAAAAAAGGCCCTTGGAACGCTAAAACATTCTGTAGATACTGCCGATTTATATTGTCTGTTTAACGGTTAATCACCTCCAATGAATAACTTGGGAAAAACTATACTGATCCTAGTTGGCTATGTCAAGAAAAAGAACAACTTCCCACTCAAAAGCAGGGTCTCACCTTTGCATGCAAGTGCATTTCAAAGTCATAGGTACACGAGGCATATGACTTTATCAGGTCACCCAACAGCGAGCTTTTGAACCAGGTTGAAAGCAAATTCTTCAAACCACATATACTTCCATCTTTGGCTAATCTGGAACCATCTACCTTGTCCACTTGATCTTTTGATAGTTCAGAAGTTGTTTTCAAAGCTAACTCGCTGTGTAAAAGCTTCTTATGCAGGAAAATTTCATAAGCAATTATTTCTAATAAATCAGATTGACAGTAATAACTGTATACTAAGTTTTGAAGCTCCTTGTCTGTGAGGTTTTCCGATGGATTGTCTGGCTTATGAGGGATGAGCATGACAGAATCAGAAAGTTGTTTCCAGAAGTTCTCTGAGTTCTTCAGCTGCTCTAAGAAATTTGTGAACTGCGGAGCGCCTTGCCACAATGCCTTCAGGAAGTTCAGAACATTCGACAGCATATTGGGTTTACTGAAAGTAGAAATTATCAGGTCATTTTTTTGTTGCATTTCTTAGATAACCTAAAATGGTCATTCAAGATGAATATTTCTTACAGTAGATTACCACGATAGACATACCCCTTCATAAGCTCATCAGATTTCCTGACACACTGAAGAATTGCATCTAAAAAGTTTTTGCCATTTGACTCCAGCCTATGATTAGCTTCATTCGGATGCTTCTCACTAAGGACATCACTTAACTGGGAATTTGAATTTTCCTTCGAAGTAATAACAGCAGCAAGAAATGCAGGCTGGACATTGAAAGCCACTGACTCAGAACCAAGAAGTAAAACTAATAGAAAGCAGAGTAAGATGACTTGTTGAAGTCAATAAATAGCACCAGACTGGTCCTTTAATTATAACTTCGGGTTAATGAATAACATCAGACTTCTCATTTCATTAATAATTCAGGTTGAAACAACAAAAATCAGCTAAACTTGAGGAAATTTGGCAATATCACGAACTCTCAGAACAGTTTAAATGTTTTTCTAACCAATGAGGTCTGAGGCATAAATCACAACAGAAacctttaataaaaattatcaGTTAtctccacacacacacacacaaaaaaaaggagCAGCGAAACCATACTAACCAATTTAAACTAATAAgataatagaaaagaaaaaaaagtttctcAAGATACTAATATATCCCAAGAACAAGAGCTAAAATTAAAAATGCACTCTTCAAATAACCACGATCAATTCCATGATGGAAATATTACTCCAAAACCAGTGGCTGAAAGAGTGCAGTTGCAACCATGTTTTGTTATCAAAAGAATAAGCCCAATGTAATGACCTGATAACATGCAGCCGAAGTAAGCAATCTAAAAGTAGCAATGACGAGTTCCTCATTCCATGGTGACTGCCCACTCAAGATGTGACAAATAGAACTCCTGAACTCGCATATCTGCCCGATTATATTAGCGGATTAGAATGCAATAGATAACCCAACTAGCTATCAATGAGATAACATAAGAATCCACCATTAAGCATAACTGGAAACCTGTTTATCATCCAGACCAAGACATGCATTGCCAAATGCAGATGACCTTGAAGAATCCCCTGTGATAAATAACAAGGAAAGCAGCCTTGCAGCACTAACCTGTATGTTCTGCATGAACAGTGAATTTCATCAATAACATCTATACACAAACTTGCTAATCCAATAACAGCAAAGCAGGTGAATCACACTACTTAATTTGAGTACCAATTCAATTACTCtacaccaaaaaatgaatttaaataacTCCAAAAACCAGTAATATTACAGAAGGCAACCTAATGCTTCACAAGAACAAAAGTCATATAAATTTATGTGCCTATTAGTTCAAGAGAAGGCTATATGCAAATACTTCGCATAACATAGATTCAaccttttattttctatttctgattttttaATCCTTACTAAATACAATGGGTTAATAGCCCATAACAATATTATTGCCAAAACTGTTGTTTTACCCATGtcaaaacaaattaattaaaacatatGCCATACCCAAGCTTAAAATCAGGTTAACGGGTAGTAAAGTTGTATTCAGCATGATTATTGCAAATGACAACATCCAACTTGTCTTTAGGAGCTGATATTGGAAGCATAAAATGTGACACCACCAGCAATGCACTGATGCATGCCAGCATAAACCTGTTTTTTCCAAACGCACCACACAAAATTGCATTACAGCATTTAGAAAAGGCACCGGTGATGACTTCAAAATGCCCCACAAAAGTAAAAAATGCAACGAGGTCAAGACGATGTGATGCCTAAGGCATTACATTGAGTTTAATCTGCAAATAGGCTAACTCTGATGTTCAACAAGGTTCTGGAAATACCCTCTATAGAGAATAGCCTAAGTTGAGCTACTGCACATAAATTATAAATCGAAACTTATATATCTTCTTTGTATCAAAATGTATCCATAGAGATGCTTCTTGAAGTTTATGCCATTTTTAGATCTAATTTCAGCCCATGCCAATGTAGAATAGATCTCTAGGGTCAAGTTATAAAAGTGCAATAATCTGCATgtccaaaacaaaaattatatgGAAAGAAAATTCTGTCCATAATTCAAAAAGTGTGAATCCCGGGAGATTAGAAGAGAATCATAAATTAGATATATTCaacataaacataaaatcatacaAAAGTTTGGAAGGATGACATCAAAGATACTGCTGCAGTTACGACAGGAACTGGTTTTGTCAATGGCGATAAAATTGCTTGATGAAATAGCGAAAGATTGGTGACATCCTGTAAAACAGCAAAGCAAGTCATAACTTCGTAACTAGAAAAGTCTTACACATACATGtacaaagaaatttaaaaaaaatccaaaatttaaatttgcacTATATCAAAAATATTATACAGTCAATAAGAGTATGGATTGCTGAACAGGCCTGAATAAAGATGATTggaaaacggaaaagaaaaaaaatgaatggattCACAACAGGATGCAAGCCCAGGTTGCCTGTGTGTCTTACAAAGAAGGAAAGGGGGGGGGGAGTCAAAGAGAGATGCTATCATATCATAAATCATAAGCCAAAATCTCTCATCCCTAACATCAGAACATGAAGCAATGAACCAAAACAAGATAGTATGTGAGGGTGACAAGCAAGCCCAAtccattttgttttccttcccTCTGTACTTTAACCACTTCTATACCTTGGGTCACCCTAAAGACCCAGCTGTCCCTATTAATAATTGTCTCAGTTTTGATCCATCCATATAACTTTCACTTCCCCCATCAAGAAATCAAGGATAAAAACACATCACATCACATCACATCATTCAAAAACAACTTGACTTGTATCAAAATCTCTCTCCATGTGCACACACATCTGTGTTTCACACTCTCTCACTGATACAACCAAAAAATCCGGTCTAAGAATACATCACAACACTCTCACAACAATGGACAATACATCACAACTAAGAACAGGGTACCTTATTTTCCTAGCTAAACTACTGCATTCCATGTGACTGCTAATCACTAGATAACTTTTGCAATAAAGCATTTCATGACATAAATAGATAGTTGCCATAGTTATTTCAATTACAATTACTTGGAGTATTTTATAGCCACTATACATTCtaaaagaaaacaacatatcACAAGGAAATTGCTGCCTCATTTTGCCTTGTACCGAAATCCAAAAGCTTACATCATATTTAGTAAACACTTTTCCACTtagcaattctttccttttcaataCCCATGGGAAAACCTTCAAAACAAGGGCAGATTgaagaaaaatcaaagaaatcctcacttcactcctTGTTTGCTAAACAATTTTTTTCCATATTAACAGGGTAATATATAATGGAAAACATCCCTAGACATGCCAGTCAAACTAATGCAAGCAAATTGTGTGTAAACTATGTTCCAGTCTAATCAGTCTAATTTCATAAGTTCCTATTCACATAAATCATTTCAAACTCTCAACATCTAAGTCATAATCCTCTTTATCATCTCTCTACCTCCCTCCCTTCTTCCCCCCCAGAGAAGCAAAGCTACCATTCGATTCACCTTTTTTAGAATTCAAGGGCCCATTTAAGCAATCAAATTGTTTATTAAAAAGTCTACAGACACAAAGTTTGATTACCAAGGAAACAAAGACATTATTGAAAAATCACCAAGTCCAAGCAACAAAAGAACCAGGGCATGCAACTACTACATTCCTTAACGATATGCAAATGGTGGTTGAATGTTGTCATTCCCAAGCACACCTCAGACAGAAGAGAGAGCATGTTAAAAAGAATATCCAATCCAGAGGATATGGCCAGCTTTAATCCTTCAACATCAATAAGATCATAAAGGCGGCTGATATAAAGTTTCTGCAGGTGAAATAATCAAAAGTTTATAATGgaaacagtaagtaaaagatCAAAGACATAACACCTCTCTCTGAAGCAAGGAAGAAAGGCAGCAAGGCTTACCTCTAAACCCTGCGTAGTCGTACAAACTATTTGGAAGAGTGCATTGTGAATGGAAGAATCAGAAAGTAAAATATTGTGGATAACCACACCAAGTTGCTTGCTGGATGAAATggataaaaggcattttttaaCAACTTCAAGCACCTAAACAAACAACAATGTATAATAATTCATCTTAGAATTCTTAAGCATTATAGCAATTTGTAAAtgacaaagaaacaaaaacataTGTACATAAGTATCTGTACAAGGAGAGGCAAAGATAACAAAAAAGGATACTCCAGGGAAGACAAGGTAGAAATTAAGCTCAACATGAATTCAACAAGCAATGAaaattataatatgtatattttgcCAAAAATAGATGGCAGTTGATCAGGTGTGAGATTCAGCTTTCCTGATGCAATACTTTCCTTATCaagattaacaaataaaatgaGATTGGAGCTTAAACTGTTATTTGCATATGAAGTGCCAAAGACGCAACGACACCATTGAAACTAACAAGTCAATGTAAACTAAAGTATACTTGTATGACTGATTTGTGCATTCTCCTGAATAAGACATAAATTCTTGATCTCATCCTAAGAACAGGACGCAACCAAGATATGAATTGGCAttcccaaaaaacaaaaaatgaaaccaAACCAAAGTTGCCAAGCCTAAGAGTTACAATTAAATTTGACTCCAAAAAGAATCTCCATTAGCAGTCCTATAAGATCTTGTCAGCCTCAATTTAGTTCCATAAGTAATTGTTTCTTGTAAAAGCAAAAGCAATACCTTCAGTGTCACCTTCCAGCGAGTATGCTTCATCTTATAGGTCCAAATATCATGATTGATAAGAACATACTGAAGGGAGAAAACAACAAGTGCAAGCACAACATCACTTTCAAATCCTGTTTCGACCAGCTGAATGGTGAAATCCAACACTGGAAAGTAACCAACCATGTCAAAGAATGCAAGAGATAAGTACTACAAATCAAACATTATGAGATAATCAGCAAAAATACATGTTAACAAGTACATTGAGTCCGAAATACAGAACAAACAACAACTATAATTTTGGAAGCCCCAAGGCAATGCAGAAGATAAATGAAggctttttgaaaaaaatttgttattgCTATATTTTGACACTTAAATGCAGTTGAAGAGCCTCTAGGACAAGAAGGAAGCATAGTAAGCTGCAGTAGCAACCATGACACTCGCATGGAGCAAAACCAATAGGATTCTGTGGCCCCATTTTAAGATAACTTCACATTTGCAGTTTCAAACAGCCTTCCCCATAAAAAATCCAAGATGAAATTTCAGTACAAATGGTTCGCAAATGGTGACATCAGAAAAGTCATAATGTGTCATTATATTATAAATCCTCCCAGATAGAATATCtttagaagaaaaagattgataaTTGAAAATATACAAGTCAGGAGCGTAAATAATGCATTAAAGCGCAAAATCAATAAAGACAAGGTATCAGCTTAAGACATACTAAAAGCACATGGACCAAATTATACAACATAGCATGAAAACTTGGAAGAAGTTTAGAATATGACTAGCCTGAAAGAGTCAATGAACAATCATTCTGCTCACAGTCAATCAAAAGCATTTTGGCAAGCTTTCCAGAAAGCAACCATGGTTCACTGGAACATCAAAAAGAAAGGTAAATCAAAGTAATATGTTTACAGTCAATCATGAATCACGATCACACTGATCATTCATGAAAATTGGAGCTACGAGATTTCCTCAACAGAACAACCTTCTTTTTCCCCAGCCACCCATCCGCATCAAGGTACAAGGAAAAATTCACATGCCAGCATATGCACACAAAAAGGTGCAGAGGAGGACAAAACTCCTCCGAATGATCAACAGAGAAAAATCCAAGCAAGCTTGAATCAAAATAACTTGTTCACATCCaacaaaatatatttaaatcaaGACCTTCAACTAAGCAAaaaaacatttacaaacaaaaatAGCTTAATAGAATGTTGCTAGCAGAGAATATAGCTGTTCACACTTGATTCACTATAGTCACACACTAAAACAATTTATTAGACTTTTTGTGGTAAATCAATTTCAGTTAGCCCTTCAGTCTATTTGATTGTGCAGAAATAAGCAAAATCAACAATtcgagttttcatttttcaGCCTCTCAAAGAGTAATTTCTAATTTTAAGTTCAAACCTCTTCTCTAATAGAAAACTTAAACTTCATAGCAAGAGCATAGCATTTTGGGGCAAAGAAAGCTTGATGGTGGTGTTCCCCCTAAAAAAGGAATACAAATGGTGTCTAGCCACCTAAGAAGTGCAGCCATTGTTTCATCATAGTTAAGGAGTCAATAAGGCATCCAGAACCAGTATTTTTACTTTAAAACAAGCCGAAATGGAAACTGGCACTGTCCCTGGGGGAAAGTAGCATTGAACATAAGGTGTTGCAGAAGAAataagatgaaaaagaaaaaggaaagaggaCAGAAGTAGAGTGATGTAAAGAAAACATTTAATGCCACATGACTCTTTAAGAAAGCATTTGGAACCTGGAATTTTATTTAGAAAGAGGTACATCTCAACCAAAATGAATTCATCACATTTTCTCTCAATGTTAAAATATTTGAAcacaaaattatttcaaatgtaGCACCAAATTAAATGATTTCTAGAGTCAAATTCAAAAAGTGACCTGCTTTAAATGTTATTGTCTTTTATGCAGATTAATTCACGTTACAGATACAAATGAGAaagaggctttttttttttcatatttactTTTGGGACTAATGAATTATTATGCAAAATTCACCTAGATAACCCACTGGATATAGTATGAAAAGGATTCGTCCTCGAGGCAACATCAAAAATATTTGCCTTGGCTGTCATTGTGGCAACACAATATGGAGAGCTGCAAGAAAACATTGGAGGAGAAGCATTAAAACAAGAAGTTGACAAAATAGAGAAATCAACAGCATCTTTGAATGACTCAACAACACTTGTTACCCTTTACCTTCCATTACTATTTTACATATATTCAAGGTGCATTGCAAATCCAAAGAATGGTGGTTGACTGAACATTGAACAAAGCTACTGTGGTATTGAAAACTTAAGGGAAAGCCTATGAATTTGAGTAAACCAGAAAGGCATGTGCCAAAAATACTAGAGAGAATGACATCTTGTAACTGCGGATCTCATAATCGAATTCAAGAATTTCGCAATGACGAGAAGACCAGGATCCTCCCCCATTTCAAAGAACTATCCTCTCGGAATTAACAAAATTCAAGGGAGACTTTCTGAAAatataaatgtacttttgtttccAAAAGAATTAAATCCAAGCCCattgacaagaaaataaaaaaaaaacaagtacaATTTTACAGCAATTAACTGGTAAAAGAACATCAATAAGAAAAAGACcacaggaaaaaaaatttcttatgagcaATTCCATTGGCATGACATTTATTAATGAAAAAGAAGCCAAAGGGAGTAAGTATCATCACCATTTTAACATCTTTGCCAAGATATTAATACTCATTGACATAAGTGCAGCTCCATAGCAAGTCGGAGGTAGATTCTTCACCAAAGTACATAGCATCTCAACCACATTAAGACTGCATTAAGAGCAAAGGAATCCTTGTCAAAGACAAACAAGGAGTGCTACTAAGAAACAGATCACAGTTAACAAACTAGCATAGAGAAACATTGAAGTGCAGTTGAATACCACTCATAATGCTCTTGCTGCTCTTCCAATGGCGTTGGTTCACACGAGGGCTTGCCACTAAGCACAAGAGCATTGCATACAGACTACATATCCAGACATTTATAGTAAGAGTCAAATAGGAAAAGTAGATTAAACAACTTATACTAATCAGATACGTGCACTAAACCATTTACAGCGCAAGTTGATGTATCACAGTGTCCCGAATCATAGATGGAAAAGCGAACAACAAAGGCACCTAAAAGGAATGCAGGTCGATAAAGTGCTTACAGCATTTTTTGCTGATGAAAAAAAGGACTAAGAAAACAGGAGAAGGCAACAACAAGATACCAAGATCTGGAAATAACTGTAAGAAAATCATAGATGAACTAACCTCTGATTTAAAAGCTTAAATTGTTAGAGaggaaataaattatttttgaaatcttGCTACCTCCTATTTGCAAGCTAAAGTTTCACTGGCCAAGCACATGAAAGCATTAGAGTAAAGGATGGGAAGGAATGAACTGAAAAACACCAGGCCATCAAAATTTATAAGTCACCTCGTCTAAGAAAGCATTCTTGCATGCCCAAGACTGAAGACAGAGAGACTGCAAACAATAAGGATTGCCCCAGAACC containing:
- the LOC113731170 gene encoding uncharacterized protein isoform X4; this translates as MAATANASEREAPNAVRALDASLWWDSFSHLLTELEDVSLSSDLPPSLEKKLKDNHAWFLETVRMFKPPDQKSREALALDSKQLKLGSHQLTIQPALRDAALKISSLLVMVQYYIERQCLLKCTRQILMHALFVRSRSKEAHAVWTEAQKLVSDGLEDRSLSILEDHLCSNYPEHVDVDLYTLWAEETLIEDNLVLDILFLAYYECFSACNGKQWKKLLLLYEGAISGSFNFAKLAISAEAARLIYYAKVQLLLILIETLDLENLLQMIHDEIPFRQDSVDFSLDDIQEIDAIVSGIDVSQTREAGPLILAWAVFLCLISSLPPKEDNNVLMEMDHVNYVRQAIEAASLSYFVQILDSDIWKELDGPVAGYRSVLRTFISAFVASYEINLQLEDNNLRLILDILCKIYRGEESLCNQFWDRDSFVDGPIRCLLCNLEGEFPVRTVEFLRLLSALSEGAWPAECVYNFLEKSVGLSSLFEISSDSLVDGTSKTVETHLPLRVPGVEGLIIPNGTRGQVIRMIDRNVALVRWEYAQSGVVVLLYHMAQELFIQNSEEVLVILDLLSRLVTFSLSVCNALVLSGKPSCEPTPLEEQQEHYECLNVVEMLCTLVKNLPPTCYGAALMSMSINILAKMLKCSPYCVATMTAKANIFDVASRTNPFHTISSGLSSEPWLLSGKLAKMLLIDCEQNDCSLTLSVLDFTIQLVETGFESDVVLALVVFSLQYVLINHDIWTYKMKHTRWKVTLKVLEVVKKCLLSISSSKQLGVVIHNILLSDSSIHNALFQIVCTTTQGLEKLYISRLYDLIDVEGLKLAISSGLDILFNMLSLLSEDVTNLSLFHQAILSPLTKPVPVVTAAVSLMSSFQTFNIQVSAARLLSLLFITGDSSRSSAFGNACLGLDDKQICEFRSSICHILSGQSPWNEELVIATFRLLTSAACYQPAFLAAVITSKENSNSQLSDVLSEKHPNEANHRLESNGKNFLDAILQCVRKSDELMKGKPNMLSNVLNFLKALWQGAPQFTNFLEQLKNSENFWKQLSDSVMLIPHKPDNPSENLTDKELQNLVYSYYCQSDLLEIIAYEIFLHKKLLHSELALKTTSELSKDQVDKVDGSRLAKDGSICGLKNLLSTWFKSSLLGDLIKSYASCTYDFEMHLHAKVSASLFSVHSMLKLKDGEMGSLSVSLIEKLLVLSRKLVNLPAFSELLTRYTQHGYSLGKDLQRLILSDLFYHLHGELEGRPINDRSFKEMLQYLLQSIFLQTYLCKCNEDLQLHVKDVNLYDLSRLQSDMGLDLWDLLPEWKASKSVAEKMLNCLDNVNKMVLLKNSKLSALKALVTMLSLDGDDSGEIGGALAGTIPEQLTLSCINHACQCLHATIESLAPDLDVIQDVLDILLAQAELLLHLIKSIGENLSLHSCILVLKASGLGLKVLSSLRPLDTSLGEAMKLLLMLVLFSVNLSWLKTHLAAGSATDSVVEAAEASTLILGLLPIICHCTQSADHYKLSLSTIDVVLRGFSTSATWIPIVEKHLQLHSVVQKLEDETSVATIPVILQFLLTLSRVREGAMMLVNAGFFASLRGLLAKLSDDQHSSVICGERSLSYEYDRSEKAKHIWGLSLAVVTAIVHFLGDASSSTGIVDYVMAHLLVEKAFLISYYLSVPDFPSEDHDKKRARSLNRHTTLSTLKETEQTLMLICVLARYRNSWNKAMKEMDSQLREKCIHLLAFISRGNQQLGELPRRVAPLICHPVLKEEFEWYKKPSFVNSRNGWFVLTPLGCGLDPKFSSMSLRTTSVVSKDQLDDIEFPASQTYFSDITAIQIYKVTFLLLKFLCIQAEGAAKRAEEVGFVDLSHFPELPMPDILHGLQDQGIIILTELCEANKSTLVTPAMQDICLLLLQITVMALHLELCVIQICGIRPVLGRAEDFLKNFRLFIRVSEGQAFLKQTVKSLKQIVSFVYPELQAQAFS
- the LOC113731170 gene encoding uncharacterized protein isoform X1, encoding MAATANASEREAPNAVRALDASLWWDSFSHLLTELEDVSLSSDLPPSLEKKLKDNHAWFLETVRMFKPPDQKSREALALDSKQLKLGSHQLTIQPALRDAALKISSLLCLNEVQSYVLVERSVEHNSLSIDSMLGDLLHLVMVQYYIERQCLLKCTRQILMHALFVRSRSKEAHAVWTEAQKLVSDGLEDRSLSILEDHLCSNYPEHVDVDLYTLWAEETLIEDNLVLDILFLAYYECFSACNGKQWKKLLLLYEGAISGSFNFAKLAISAEAARLIYYAKVQLLLILIETLDLENLLQMIHDEIPFRQDSVDFSLDDIQEIDAIVSGIDVSQTREAGPLILAWAVFLCLISSLPPKEDNNVLMEMDHVNYVRQAIEAASLSYFVQILDSDIWKELDGPVAGYRSVLRTFISAFVASYEINLQLEDNNLRLILDILCKIYRGEESLCNQFWDRDSFVDGPIRCLLCNLEGEFPVRTVEFLRLLSALSEGAWPAECVYNFLEKSVGLSSLFEISSDSLVDGTSKTVETHLPLRVPGVEGLIIPNGTRGQVIRMIDRNVALVRWEYAQSGVVVLLYHMAQELFIQNSEEVLVILDLLSRLVTFSLSVCNALVLSGKPSCEPTPLEEQQEHYECLNVVEMLCTLVKNLPPTCYGAALMSMSINILAKMLKCSPYCVATMTAKANIFDVASRTNPFHTISSGLSSEPWLLSGKLAKMLLIDCEQNDCSLTFPVLDFTIQLVETGFESDVVLALVVFSLQYVLINHDIWTYKMKHTRWKVTLKVLEVVKKCLLSISSSKQLGVVIHNILLSDSSIHNALFQIVCTTTQGLEKLYISRLYDLIDVEGLKLAISSGLDILFNMLSLLSEDVTNLSLFHQAILSPLTKPVPVVTAAVSLMSSFQTFNIQVSAARLLSLLFITGDSSRSSAFGNACLGLDDKQICEFRSSICHILSGQSPWNEELVIATFRLLTSAACYQPAFLAAVITSKENSNSQLSDVLSEKHPNEANHRLESNGKNFLDAILQCVRKSDELMKGKPNMLSNVLNFLKALWQGAPQFTNFLEQLKNSENFWKQLSDSVMLIPHKPDNPSENLTDKELQNLVYSYYCQSDLLEIIAYEIFLHKKLLHSELALKTTSELSKDQVDKVDGSRLAKDGSICGLKNLLSTWFKSSLLGDLIKSYASCTYDFEMHLHAKVSASLFSVHSMLKLKDGEMGSLSVSLIEKLLVLSRKLVNLPAFSELLTRYTQHGYSLGKDLQRLILSDLFYHLHGELEGRPINDRSFKEMLQYLLQSIFLQTYLCKCNEDLQLHVKDVNLYDLSRLQSDMGLDLWDLLPEWKASKSVAEKMLNCLDNVNKMVLLKNSKLSALKALVTMLSLDGDDSGEIGGALAGTIPEQLTLSCINHACQCLHATIESLAPDLDVIQDVLDILLAQAELLLHLIKSIGENLSLHSCILVLKASGLGLKVLSSLRPLDTSLGEAMKLLLMLVLFSVNLSWLKTHLAAGSATDSVVEAAEASTLILGLLPIICHCTQSADHYKLSLSTIDVVLRGFSTSATWIPIVEKHLQLHSVVQKLEDETSVATIPVILQFLLTLSRVREGAMMLVNAGFFASLRGLLAKLSDDQHSSVICGERSLSYEYDRSEKAKHIWGLSLAVVTAIVHFLGDASSSTGIVDYVMAHLLVEKAFLISYYLSVPDFPSEDHDKKRARSLNRHTTLSTLKETEQTLMLICVLARYRNSWNKAMKEMDSQLREKCIHLLAFISRGNQQLGELPRRVAPLICHPVLKEEFEWYKKPSFVNSRNGWFVLTPLGCGLDPKFSSMSLRTTSVVSKDQLDDIEFPASQTYFSDITAIQIYKVTFLLLKFLCIQAEGAAKRAEEVGFVDLSHFPELPMPDILHGLQDQGIIILTELCEANKSTLVTPAMQDICLLLLQITVMALHLELCVIQICGIRPVLGRAEDFLKNFRLFIRVSEGQAFLKQTVKSLKQIVSFVYPELQAQAFS